From a region of the Ardenticatena maritima genome:
- a CDS encoding ABC-F family ATP-binding cassette domain-containing protein, whose protein sequence is MTLIIGEHLALSYGAFDIFDDVNVQVPPRARIALVGPNGCGKSSLVRILAGEQTPTRGRVNRARTLRIGYLPQLPDLPPDETPLGYVRRAFAHLDEQAARLRLLEQALAERPDDDALLTTYAEAQAAFEAAGGYTYEARIRHMLLGVGVPETLFDTPLAHLSGGQQTRVALAHVLAAAPDVLFLDEPTNHLDVDGVEWLETFLTAYEGALVFVAHDRAFIDAVATTVWELSHGRLREYKGNYSAYVRQRAEALAREQAAYERQQAEIARTEAFIRRYIAGQKSKQARGRRKQLERMQRLDRPPTYRPPRLRLPPAERTGDMVLELNDVVAGYAPDAPLVRTGVQRITRGERVALVGPNGSGKTTLLRTILGEVPPLSGRIRLGAKVRIGYFAQTHAHLRPDETVLAHILHEGLTYEAARALLARYLFVGDAIEKRVSDLSGGERARLALALLAVQNITLLLLDEPTNHLDIPSQEAFQAALEDFEGTILFVSHDRYLIEALADQVWAIADGQLWQFEDGWPAYRAWLREQARTAPTERDGAAEYEARKAARRAAERERRARRRLEEAQAAVETRMAALEEELAALSAALAAASEQGDAEAVARLGEEYAVVQAALHAAEEEWLRLAETLEE, encoded by the coding sequence ATGACGCTCATCATTGGAGAACACCTGGCGCTCTCGTATGGTGCATTTGATATTTTCGACGATGTCAACGTGCAGGTTCCGCCTCGCGCGCGTATTGCGCTGGTTGGTCCCAACGGCTGCGGCAAGAGCAGTCTTGTACGCATCCTGGCGGGCGAGCAAACGCCGACACGTGGGCGGGTCAACCGTGCGCGCACGCTTCGCATAGGGTATTTGCCGCAATTGCCCGATTTGCCCCCCGATGAAACACCACTTGGGTATGTGCGGCGTGCATTCGCTCACCTGGATGAACAGGCGGCGCGTCTGCGCCTTCTGGAACAGGCGCTCGCCGAGCGCCCCGACGACGACGCGCTGCTGACCACCTATGCAGAAGCACAAGCCGCTTTTGAGGCGGCGGGTGGGTACACCTACGAGGCGCGTATTCGCCACATGTTGTTGGGGGTGGGGGTGCCCGAAACGCTGTTCGATACCCCGTTGGCGCATTTGAGTGGTGGGCAACAAACGCGCGTGGCGCTGGCGCATGTGCTTGCCGCCGCCCCCGATGTCCTCTTTCTCGACGAGCCAACCAACCATCTCGATGTCGATGGTGTGGAATGGCTGGAAACGTTTCTGACGGCGTATGAGGGGGCGTTGGTCTTTGTCGCACACGACCGCGCCTTTATTGACGCCGTGGCGACAACAGTATGGGAGTTGTCACATGGGCGTTTGCGCGAATACAAAGGCAATTACAGCGCCTATGTTCGCCAGCGCGCTGAAGCATTGGCGCGTGAACAAGCCGCCTACGAACGCCAGCAGGCGGAGATTGCGCGCACCGAAGCTTTTATCCGCCGCTATATCGCCGGTCAAAAGTCGAAGCAGGCGCGCGGTCGGCGCAAACAGTTGGAGCGCATGCAACGGCTCGACCGTCCGCCAACCTACCGACCGCCGCGCTTGCGGTTGCCGCCCGCCGAGCGCACGGGGGATATGGTGCTGGAACTCAATGACGTGGTAGCGGGCTATGCCCCTGATGCGCCCCTGGTGCGCACGGGCGTTCAGCGTATCACACGCGGCGAGCGCGTGGCGCTGGTGGGACCCAATGGAAGCGGCAAAACGACCCTTCTCCGCACAATTTTGGGGGAAGTGCCGCCGTTGAGTGGGCGCATACGTTTAGGGGCGAAGGTGCGTATCGGCTATTTTGCGCAAACACATGCCCACTTGCGCCCTGATGAGACCGTGTTGGCACACATTCTTCACGAAGGGCTGACATACGAAGCGGCGCGCGCTTTGCTGGCCCGGTATCTTTTTGTGGGGGATGCCATTGAGAAACGTGTCAGCGACCTGAGCGGGGGGGAACGGGCGCGCCTGGCGCTGGCGCTTTTGGCGGTGCAGAACATCACCCTTCTCCTGCTCGACGAACCCACAAACCACCTCGATATTCCCTCACAGGAAGCCTTCCAGGCCGCCCTTGAAGATTTTGAGGGGACGATTCTCTTTGTCTCTCACGACCGCTATCTCATCGAAGCGCTTGCCGACCAGGTGTGGGCGATTGCCGATGGGCAACTCTGGCAATTTGAAGATGGATGGCCAGCGTATCGTGCGTGGTTGCGCGAACAAGCGCGCACCGCTCCCACGGAGCGCGATGGTGCGGCTGAATACGAAGCCCGCAAAGCGGCGCGTCGTGCCGCCGAGCGCGAACGCAGGGCACGCCGGCGACTGGAAGAAGCACAAGCCGCCGTCGAGACGCGCATGGCGGCGCTGGAAGAGGAACTGGCGGCGCTCAGTGCCGCGCTGGCAGCGGCGAGCGAGCAGGGAGATGCGGAGGCGGTGGCGCGTTTGGGTGAAGAGTACGCGGTGGTGCAGGCGGCATTGCATGCCGCTGAGGAAGAGTGGCTGCGGCTTGCCGAGACGCTGGAAGAATAG
- a CDS encoding TIGR02556 family CRISPR-associated protein: MLRALRVLGVILGGPLVYDPVKADQVVALEFDAQGRYLEAKIYPFNEQDLPRYLYKNAKGSNPPTLTPTLLLNRTSIQKSLKNARNAYRKLRDLNPSLPDLELTNEALWPVMADHIAQVIEGLRKRERVLLTVRIDGQWMGEREDIRQALLAKFREEGRESVALGTCAICGEEKEVSGDISPFKFYTIDKPGYVVGGFDKTLAYKAFPLCYDCRDLIQRGRQHVEANLTFAFAPSIRYLLIPDFIFGAEAVRRDVMDILIEDREQRQQRLHTLSRQEVRRITADEEDILDLLSQERDVMTFHFLFMSRQQSREAIDLYVQDVYPSRLRALLQAKSTVDRILRLPREDGTWREYDFTYTILYRFFSKADPNKRNPDLLRHFYDLVDRTFRVAPVSTRYLIPFLMLQIRHDVVTPDRRDQGLYRWTILDALAALLFVQLTTQKEVLMSDQNPTTLEDFLNSLPALDSDLKKGLFLLGALTERLLRVQSQERGNAPFWKSLKSLKMTETDLKGLLPKVRNKLQEYDRFRGGEDMLFQKASAYFAQSPSPWRMSVDELNFYFALGMGLFPKVAQFIYTKKEEVEA, from the coding sequence ATGCTTCGTGCTTTGCGGGTTCTTGGTGTCATTTTGGGTGGACCACTGGTATACGATCCTGTGAAGGCAGATCAAGTGGTTGCCCTAGAGTTTGATGCACAAGGTCGATATCTGGAGGCCAAGATCTATCCCTTTAACGAGCAGGACTTGCCTCGTTACTTGTATAAAAATGCCAAAGGCAGCAATCCGCCCACGCTCACGCCCACTTTGCTTCTCAATCGCACTTCTATCCAGAAAAGCCTGAAGAATGCGCGCAATGCGTACCGAAAACTGCGCGACCTGAATCCCAGCCTGCCCGATTTGGAATTGACGAACGAGGCTCTCTGGCCTGTCATGGCCGATCATATCGCTCAGGTCATTGAGGGTCTTCGTAAGCGAGAGCGCGTGCTTCTCACCGTGCGCATTGACGGGCAATGGATGGGGGAGCGGGAGGATATCCGCCAAGCCCTGCTGGCCAAATTCCGAGAAGAAGGGCGCGAGAGTGTGGCATTGGGTACATGTGCGATATGTGGTGAAGAGAAGGAGGTCAGCGGCGACATTTCGCCCTTCAAATTCTACACCATTGATAAGCCTGGCTATGTGGTGGGGGGCTTCGACAAAACCTTGGCTTACAAGGCCTTTCCTCTCTGCTACGACTGTCGCGATCTCATTCAGCGGGGTCGCCAGCATGTAGAAGCGAATTTAACCTTCGCCTTTGCTCCGAGCATTCGCTATTTGCTCATTCCGGATTTCATCTTTGGCGCGGAGGCTGTACGTCGGGATGTAATGGACATCCTCATCGAAGACCGCGAGCAACGCCAGCAGCGTTTGCACACTCTGAGCCGTCAGGAGGTCAGGCGTATTACTGCGGACGAGGAAGACATCTTGGACCTGCTCAGCCAGGAACGGGATGTGATGACCTTCCACTTCCTCTTTATGAGTCGTCAGCAGAGCCGCGAAGCAATTGACCTATATGTTCAAGATGTGTATCCCTCACGACTGCGGGCTTTGTTACAGGCCAAGAGCACGGTGGACCGCATCCTGCGCCTTCCCAGAGAAGATGGCACGTGGCGGGAGTATGACTTTACCTATACTATCCTGTATCGTTTCTTCTCTAAAGCTGACCCTAATAAACGAAACCCCGACCTACTGCGCCATTTCTATGACCTGGTGGATCGTACCTTCCGCGTCGCGCCGGTGTCGACTCGCTACCTCATTCCCTTCCTTATGCTTCAAATTCGCCATGATGTGGTCACACCCGACCGCCGCGACCAGGGGCTGTATCGTTGGACTATCCTGGATGCCTTGGCTGCGCTGTTGTTCGTACAATTAACTACCCAAAAGGAGGTGCTTATGTCGGACCAAAATCCTACCACATTAGAAGACTTCCTGAATAGCCTGCCTGCGCTGGACAGCGACCTCAAGAAGGGCTTGTTCCTCTTGGGTGCGCTCACGGAGCGCTTGTTGCGGGTACAAAGCCAAGAGCGGGGCAACGCGCCTTTCTGGAAGTCTCTCAAAAGTCTCAAAATGACTGAGACGGACTTGAAGGGGCTCTTGCCCAAAGTGCGCAACAAGTTGCAGGAATACGACCGGTTCCGTGGGGGCGAGGATATGCTCTTTCAAAAGGCTTCGGCTTACTTTGCCCAGTCCCCATCCCCTTGGAGGATGAGTGTAGACGAACTGAACTTCTACTTTGCCCTGGGTATGGGACTGTTCCCTAAAGTTGCTCAATTTATTTACACCAAAAAGGAGGAGGTTGAAGCATGA
- the cas6 gene encoding CRISPR-associated endoribonuclease Cas6: MQIKLHLSVQTSPLLLPVHYNQTVQGFIYHHLSASIAEYLHNTGWRDQKRRFPLFTFSRLFGAFSRRNGQLAFEESVFFYVASPATDVLQSLASHLVRRETVRLGKSELLLHSVEVLQPQPLSRPLLLKALSPITAYSTLTAPDGRRKTYYYTPKEDEFGAQVLENLRKKLRAWTGEDIPPDGATFRPVRVSNRNLVVARYKGTIIKGWTGIYELDAPEPYLRMALDAGLGAKNSQGFGFVQVWEPGRKRVRESME, from the coding sequence ATGCAAATCAAACTCCATTTATCGGTTCAAACATCACCGCTTTTGCTCCCTGTACACTATAACCAAACCGTCCAGGGGTTCATCTACCATCACTTGAGTGCGAGCATTGCTGAATATCTCCACAATACTGGCTGGCGTGATCAAAAACGGCGCTTTCCTCTGTTCACATTTTCCCGACTGTTTGGAGCGTTTTCGCGGCGGAATGGTCAACTGGCTTTTGAAGAATCTGTTTTCTTCTATGTGGCTTCACCTGCGACAGACGTCTTGCAATCGTTGGCTTCACATCTTGTCAGGCGTGAGACTGTGCGCCTTGGGAAGAGTGAGCTTTTGCTGCATTCGGTGGAAGTCTTGCAGCCGCAACCGCTCTCACGGCCATTGTTGCTGAAAGCACTGTCGCCAATTACAGCGTACAGCACGCTGACCGCGCCCGATGGACGCCGCAAGACGTACTACTACACGCCCAAAGAAGATGAGTTTGGCGCACAAGTGCTTGAAAATTTGCGCAAAAAGCTGCGAGCATGGACGGGTGAGGATATTCCCCCCGACGGGGCAACGTTCCGGCCTGTGCGGGTGAGTAATCGCAACCTTGTGGTGGCGCGCTACAAAGGCACCATCATCAAAGGCTGGACGGGTATCTATGAGTTGGATGCCCCGGAGCCATATTTGCGGATGGCACTAGATGCTGGATTGGGGGCAAAGAATAGCCAGGGGTTTGGGTTTGTGCAGGTGTGGGAGCCGGGGCGGAAGCGGGTGCGTGAGAGTATGGAGTAA